In Candidatus Eremiobacteraceae bacterium, the following proteins share a genomic window:
- a CDS encoding PilZ domain-containing protein produces MITRRRWERVRVKLDVVVFDAKGEKITTAATSDICESGMGVTSPLPLEVGATQGFTVAAIFPQPYKGIVRWSTPTGRGTECNVGIEITGETRAQADALRAAVARWRAQVSKGLQP; encoded by the coding sequence ATGATCACCCGCCGCCGCTGGGAGCGCGTGCGCGTCAAGCTCGATGTCGTCGTGTTTGACGCAAAAGGCGAGAAGATCACGACGGCGGCGACGAGCGACATCTGCGAATCGGGCATGGGCGTCACGAGTCCGCTGCCGCTCGAGGTGGGCGCGACCCAAGGCTTCACCGTGGCCGCGATCTTCCCGCAGCCGTACAAGGGGATCGTACGCTGGAGCACGCCGACGGGGCGGGGTACCGAGTGCAACGTCGGCATCGAGATCACCGGAGAAACGCGCGCGCAAGCCGATGCGCTGCGCGCCGCGGTCGCGCGCTGGCGCGCGCAAGTCTCGAAGGGCTTGCAACCCTAA
- a CDS encoding acyl-CoA carboxylase subunit beta produces MNHDAKMDLLARKRAEAAAPAGEAAIERQHGRGKLTARERIEALLDPGSFVETDAFAVHRSDAYGLGDVKFIGDGVITGHGSIDGRQVCIFSQDFTVMGGSLGEVYAEKICKIMDLALKVGCPMIGINDSGGARIQEGVVSLGGYAEIFWRNVQSSGVIPQISLIAGPCAGGAVYSPAITDFILMVDKISQMFITGPEIIKTVTGEDVTFEELGGALTHNAKSGVAQFLCADEADAFEQIRHLLSFLPQNNLDDPPLAPTSDDPQRRDPDLVNVIPAEPNIPYDMTDIVHRIVDDGEFLEVQPLYGGSLVVGFARLGGRSVGIVANQPKVLAGVLDIASSIKGARFVRFCDAFNIPIVVFVDVPGFLPGAAQEFGGIIKHGAKLLYAFAEATVPKLTVITRKAYGGAYDVMCSKHIRADFNVAWPTAEIAVMGPQGAVKIVFRDEIAKASDPAVRATQLVDEYVERFANPYIAAERGYLDDVIDPAETRPRLIGALEMLRTKRVARPARRHGNIPL; encoded by the coding sequence ATGAATCACGACGCGAAGATGGATCTTCTCGCGCGTAAACGCGCGGAAGCGGCGGCACCCGCCGGAGAGGCCGCGATAGAGCGCCAGCACGGCCGCGGAAAGTTGACCGCCCGTGAGCGCATCGAAGCCTTGCTCGACCCCGGCAGTTTCGTCGAGACCGACGCATTCGCCGTGCACCGGTCCGACGCGTACGGCCTGGGCGATGTCAAGTTCATCGGCGATGGCGTCATCACAGGACATGGTTCGATCGACGGCCGGCAGGTCTGTATCTTCTCGCAGGACTTCACCGTCATGGGCGGGTCGCTCGGCGAAGTCTACGCCGAGAAGATCTGCAAGATCATGGATCTCGCGCTCAAGGTCGGTTGCCCGATGATCGGCATCAACGATTCGGGCGGCGCCCGTATTCAAGAAGGCGTCGTCAGCCTCGGCGGCTACGCAGAAATATTCTGGCGCAATGTCCAGTCGTCGGGAGTCATTCCGCAGATCTCGCTGATAGCGGGTCCGTGCGCCGGCGGCGCCGTCTACAGCCCCGCCATCACCGACTTCATCTTGATGGTTGACAAGATCTCGCAGATGTTCATCACCGGGCCAGAGATCATCAAAACCGTCACCGGTGAAGATGTGACGTTCGAGGAGCTCGGCGGCGCGCTCACCCACAACGCGAAGAGCGGCGTCGCGCAGTTCCTCTGCGCCGATGAAGCGGATGCGTTCGAACAGATCCGCCACCTCCTCTCATTTCTGCCGCAGAACAATCTCGACGATCCGCCCCTCGCGCCGACGAGCGACGATCCCCAACGCCGTGATCCAGACCTCGTGAACGTGATACCCGCCGAACCCAACATCCCGTACGACATGACGGACATCGTGCATCGCATCGTGGACGACGGCGAATTTCTCGAAGTCCAACCGCTCTACGGCGGATCGCTCGTCGTCGGTTTCGCGCGCCTCGGCGGCCGCAGCGTCGGCATCGTCGCAAATCAGCCGAAGGTGCTTGCGGGCGTGCTCGACATCGCCTCGTCCATAAAGGGTGCGCGTTTCGTCCGTTTCTGCGACGCGTTCAACATCCCCATCGTCGTGTTCGTTGACGTGCCTGGGTTTCTGCCCGGCGCGGCGCAAGAATTCGGCGGCATCATCAAACACGGCGCAAAGCTGCTCTACGCCTTTGCAGAGGCGACCGTGCCGAAGCTCACCGTCATCACGCGCAAGGCATACGGCGGCGCCTACGACGTCATGTGCAGCAAGCACATCCGGGCTGACTTCAACGTCGCGTGGCCCACCGCGGAGATCGCGGTCATGGGACCGCAAGGCGCGGTCAAGATCGTGTTCCGCGACGAGATCGCAAAAGCGTCGGACCCTGCCGTTCGCGCCACGCAGCTCGTCGACGAGTACGTCGAACGCTTCGCCAATCCGTACATCGCGGCCGAACGCGGATACTTGGACGACGTCATCGATCCCGCAGAGACGCGGCCGAGGCTTATCGGCGCGCTCGAGATGCTGCGGACCAAGCGCGTTGCACGGCCCGCACGGCGCCACGGCAACATCCCGCTATGA
- a CDS encoding DUF1761 domain-containing protein, translated as MTNRINHLAVFVAAVAYFAWGGVYFTIFSNQWLALTGLTKAEAAPAVVPYVCAFLMGWLFSYGAAIALGKSRESSAGDGVRFAIFMCIVFYASTVLTTSLFEHRSLGLWAFDSAYVLVGQAIASAIVGGWRAKA; from the coding sequence ATGACAAATCGCATCAATCATCTCGCGGTGTTTGTCGCGGCCGTCGCATATTTCGCGTGGGGCGGGGTCTACTTCACGATCTTCAGCAATCAGTGGCTTGCGCTGACCGGTCTGACGAAGGCCGAAGCGGCACCGGCGGTCGTGCCGTACGTCTGCGCGTTTTTGATGGGGTGGCTCTTCAGCTACGGCGCGGCGATCGCGCTCGGCAAATCCCGAGAATCGAGCGCGGGCGACGGCGTCCGATTCGCCATCTTCATGTGCATCGTATTTTATGCGAGCACCGTTTTGACCACGTCGCTCTTCGAGCATCGCTCGCTCGGCTTGTGGGCATTTGATTCGGCGTACGTCCTCGTGGGTCAAGCGATCGCGAGCGCGATCGTGGGAGGGTGGCGCGCGAAGGCTTAA
- a CDS encoding S41 family peptidase, with product MNWELSAVPYWPIHRRRIARRRVVACVVAAAILVPLLLVRAQLQAEPVGRRVFDAVADTVTDRYVDPTFHGIPWMSLVAHYRPLVEAAPTTAARYALLRAMLAQLGDSHTAVYSPADLRADELDSRAPTITWRDLTPRVGYVRIASFPDNLSTAIGWALEIEGRKPALILDLRGNPGGQVSSVDAAAGAFLPRGALISTATGRWPAFESYSFTADASTGTAYRGNVVVLVDSATSSGAETLARALQFYRRATIVGTRTAGKVMGVDAEVPLADGGLLRVATMDIRGPDGRPLERRGVFPDDVANGDAVQLRTALNVLSRARS from the coding sequence GTGAACTGGGAACTTTCGGCCGTACCGTACTGGCCGATCCATCGGCGCCGGATCGCGCGAAGACGCGTGGTCGCATGCGTGGTCGCGGCCGCAATCCTCGTGCCGCTCCTTCTCGTCCGGGCTCAACTCCAGGCCGAACCGGTCGGTAGGCGCGTATTCGATGCAGTCGCCGATACCGTCACAGACCGTTATGTCGACCCGACGTTCCACGGAATCCCGTGGATGAGTCTCGTCGCGCACTATCGGCCGCTTGTGGAAGCTGCTCCCACGACCGCTGCGCGCTACGCGCTGTTGCGCGCCATGCTCGCGCAGCTCGGAGACAGCCACACGGCCGTCTATTCGCCGGCGGACCTTCGCGCCGACGAACTCGATTCGAGGGCGCCCACGATCACGTGGCGCGATCTCACGCCGCGCGTCGGGTATGTCCGCATCGCATCGTTTCCAGACAACTTGTCGACGGCGATAGGTTGGGCACTGGAAATCGAAGGACGGAAGCCGGCGTTGATTCTCGATCTGCGCGGCAATCCCGGCGGACAGGTCTCCTCGGTAGACGCGGCCGCCGGAGCATTTCTTCCAAGAGGAGCGCTGATCTCGACCGCGACCGGCCGCTGGCCTGCTTTCGAGTCCTACTCATTCACCGCCGACGCGAGCACCGGCACCGCGTATCGGGGAAACGTCGTCGTACTCGTCGATTCGGCGACGTCGAGCGGCGCCGAAACGCTCGCGCGCGCGCTGCAATTCTACCGGCGCGCGACCATCGTCGGCACGCGCACGGCGGGCAAGGTCATGGGTGTTGACGCCGAGGTTCCACTCGCTGACGGCGGTCTATTGCGCGTCGCCACCATGGACATTCGCGGCCCGGACGGCCGCCCGCTCGAACGGCGCGGCGTGTTCCCGGACGACGTGGCGAACGGCGATGCAGTCCAGTTGAGAACGGCGCTGAACGTTCTCAGCCGCGCGCGGTCGTAG
- a CDS encoding acetyl-CoA carboxylase biotin carboxylase subunit gives MSIKKILIANRGEIAIRVMRACRELGIASVAVYSEPDRFAAHVAAADEAIHIGPAPAAQSYLDIDKILGAAERTGCDAVHPGYGFLAENAGFAARCVEAGLCFVGPSSAAIKRMGDKISARAVAHETGVPVVPGTIEPVSGPDAVRDWAEHVGYPIAIKASAGGGGKGLKIARAPGDVDAAFSLAGKEATAYFGDGTLYVERYLERPKHVEVQVLGDKHGNVVHLGERDCSLQRRHQKVVEETPARILPTVRQRLHAAAVKLGSAIGYDSAGTIECLVDGDEFYFLEMNTRIQVEHTVTEMTYGVDLVKAQIRIAAGEPLWFTQGQLAPRGHAIEVRVNAETPNADFRPCPGTITRYVEPGGPGIRVDSGVFKGWTIPESYDSLLCKLVVWGQDRPEAIARLRRAIGEFRVEGVDTTLPFVALLLDDDEFKRGDYATPTIERFMRERGSAVAAAYAARDSGTDGSMQSFESDAPISASGPPREIAVEVDDKRYSVRVYGLEDATTAKRSQVPARRSAARDAHSKARSADSQHVLSPMHGIIAQLRVSAGDTVAENQVVAIVEAMKMMNEIVSPRAGAIRSIDVKIGETIESDAPIVTFDDRAGA, from the coding sequence GTGTCCATTAAGAAGATCCTGATCGCGAACCGCGGCGAGATCGCGATCCGCGTCATGCGCGCGTGCCGCGAACTCGGAATCGCAAGCGTTGCGGTCTATTCCGAGCCCGACCGGTTCGCCGCACATGTCGCGGCCGCCGATGAGGCGATACATATCGGTCCGGCTCCGGCGGCCCAATCATATCTCGACATCGACAAGATACTCGGCGCCGCCGAGCGCACCGGCTGCGACGCCGTTCACCCCGGCTACGGATTCCTCGCCGAGAACGCGGGGTTTGCAGCGCGCTGCGTCGAGGCGGGCCTGTGCTTCGTCGGTCCGTCGTCCGCCGCGATCAAGCGCATGGGCGACAAGATCTCCGCGCGCGCGGTCGCGCACGAAACCGGGGTTCCCGTCGTGCCGGGCACGATTGAGCCTGTGTCCGGACCCGATGCCGTGCGCGATTGGGCGGAACACGTCGGCTATCCCATCGCGATCAAAGCATCCGCCGGCGGCGGCGGTAAGGGGCTCAAGATCGCGCGTGCACCGGGTGACGTCGACGCCGCATTCTCGCTCGCCGGCAAAGAGGCCACCGCCTATTTCGGCGACGGCACGCTCTACGTCGAACGCTATCTCGAACGCCCGAAGCACGTCGAGGTCCAAGTGCTTGGCGACAAACACGGCAACGTCGTCCACCTCGGCGAGCGCGACTGCTCGCTGCAGCGGCGCCACCAAAAGGTCGTCGAAGAAACGCCCGCCCGCATCTTGCCGACGGTGCGGCAGCGGCTGCACGCCGCGGCGGTCAAGCTCGGCAGCGCGATCGGTTATGACAGCGCAGGTACGATCGAGTGCCTCGTGGATGGCGATGAGTTCTACTTCTTGGAGATGAACACGCGCATTCAAGTCGAGCATACGGTGACCGAGATGACCTACGGCGTCGATCTCGTCAAAGCGCAAATCCGAATCGCCGCGGGCGAGCCGCTCTGGTTCACGCAGGGCCAGCTTGCGCCGCGCGGCCACGCCATCGAAGTGCGCGTCAACGCTGAGACACCGAACGCCGATTTTCGCCCGTGCCCCGGCACGATCACGCGTTACGTGGAGCCGGGCGGCCCGGGCATCCGCGTCGATTCCGGTGTCTTCAAAGGTTGGACGATTCCCGAATCGTACGATTCGCTGCTCTGCAAACTCGTCGTCTGGGGTCAGGATCGGCCGGAAGCCATCGCCCGCCTGCGACGGGCGATCGGCGAATTCCGCGTCGAGGGGGTGGATACGACTCTTCCATTTGTCGCGTTGCTGCTCGATGATGACGAATTCAAGCGCGGCGACTACGCCACGCCGACCATCGAACGCTTCATGCGCGAGCGCGGCAGCGCCGTTGCGGCGGCGTACGCCGCTCGTGATTCCGGCACAGACGGATCGATGCAATCCTTCGAGAGCGACGCGCCGATCTCAGCGAGCGGTCCGCCGCGCGAGATCGCAGTCGAAGTCGACGACAAGCGGTACTCGGTTCGGGTCTATGGACTGGAGGATGCGACGACGGCGAAGCGATCGCAGGTACCGGCGCGCAGATCCGCGGCCCGCGACGCGCATTCGAAAGCCCGCTCTGCCGATAGCCAACACGTTCTTTCGCCGATGCACGGCATCATCGCCCAGCTGCGCGTCTCAGCCGGCGACACGGTCGCGGAGAACCAAGTCGTCGCGATCGTCGAAGCCATGAAGATGATGAATGAGATCGTCTCACCGCGCGCCGGCGCGATCCGATCCATCGACGTGAAAATTGGCGAGACGATAGAGAGCGACGCGCCGATCGTCACGTTCGACGATCGCGCAGGAGCTTAA